Proteins found in one Ctenopharyngodon idella isolate HZGC_01 chromosome 16, HZGC01, whole genome shotgun sequence genomic segment:
- the syt11b gene encoding synaptotagmin-11b isoform X1, whose product MAEITEIGAVYDMSPVLAGFIGAGVLVVAVFALIFLWTCCQKHYNRTNYKLHGIQSEHSDPLTDPPYKFIHMLKGMSIYPDTLTNSKRIIRVARQARSKTTDGAQDSKGRPVVLVDMDSAAESGLLGEKQMQMRLEESGHEVPRLERELPVRADYCCLDSSSASSSQTSSTTVSSTATPFTPADEPSRGDLSIAIDYNFPKKALVVTILEARGLPAVEGQTGSADPYVKMTILPEKKHRVKTRVLRKTLEPAFDETFTFYGVPYSSLSDLTLHFLVLSFDRFSRDDVIGEAMVPLAGVDPSTGRVHITQQITKRSMQCVSRGELLVSLSYQPVSHRLSVVVLKAKHLPKLDITGLSGNPYVKLNVFYGHKRIAKKKTHVKKCTLNPVFNESFIYDVPAELLPDISIEFLVMDFDRTTKNQALGRLVLGANSPCPSGAAHWQEVCQNPRRQISKWHTLNEY is encoded by the exons aTATGTCCCCAGTGCTGGCGGGGTTTATCGGTGCTGGTGTGTTGGTTGTTGCAGTCTTTGCGTTAATCTTTTTGTGGACTTGCTGTCAGAAACATTACAACAGGACGAACTACAAGCTCCATGGCATCCAATCGGAACACAGTGACCCTCTCACAGACCCACCGTACAAGTTTATTCACATGCTGAAAGGAATGAGCATCTACCCTGACACACTGACCAACAGCAAGAGGATCATTAGGGTGGCACGTCAGGCAAGGTCCAAGACCACTGATGGGGCTCAAGACAGCAAGGGCCGCCCAGTGGTGCTGGTAGATATGGATTCGGCAGCAGAAAGCGGCCTGCTGGGAGAGAAACAAATGCAGATGAGGCTCGAGGAAAGTGGCCACGAGGTTCCCAGGCTGGAGAGGGAGCTTCCCGTGCGAGCGGATTACTGCTGTCTGGACAGCAGCTCTGCAAGCAGCAGCCAGACCTCCAGTACTACAGTTTCCAGCACGGCTACACCCTTCACCCCTGCCGATGAGCCCAGCCGGGGGGACCTCAGCATTGCAATCGATTATAACTTCCCCAAGAAGGCCTTGGTGGTCACCATCCTAGAAGCTCGGGGGTTACCGGCAGTGGAAGGCCAGACGGGCAGCGCAGACCCGTATGTGAAGATGACCATTCTCCCAGAGAAGAAACATCGCGTTAAGACTCGTGTTCTGAGGAAGACTCTGGAGCCTGCGTTTGATGAGACCTTCACATTTTATGGTGTGCCATACAGCTCCCTGTCGGATCTCACTTTGCACTTCCTGGTGCTGAGCTTTGACCGGTTCTCACGAGATGATGTGATTGGGGAGGCGATGGTTCCGCTGGCAGGTGTGGACCCGAGTACAGGCCGGGTCCATATTACGCAACAGATCACAAAGAGAAGTATGCAG TGTGTAAGCCGTGGAGAGCTGCTGGTCTCTCTGTCTTATCAGCCTGTTTCTCACAGACTCAGCGTGGTGGTGTTAAAAGCAAAACACCTTCCAAAACTGGACATCACTGGGCTGTCTGGAA ATCCGTATGTGAAGTTAAACGTGTTCTATGGCCACAAGCGCATTGCCaaaaagaaaacgcatgtgaaGAAGTGCACGCTCAACCCTGTCTTTAACGAATCCTTCATCTATGACGTACCGGCTGAGTTGCTGCCAGACATCTCTATTGAGTTCCTGGTCATGGACTTTGACCGCACTACTAAAAACCAGGCCTTGGGACGGCTGGTGCTTGGTGCAAACAGCCCCTGCCCCTCGGGTGCCGCCCACTGGCAGGAGGTCTGCCAAAACCCACGGCGCCAAATCTCAAAGTGGCACACACTCAACGAATATTAG
- the syt11b gene encoding synaptotagmin-11b isoform X2, translated as MSPVLAGFIGAGVLVVAVFALIFLWTCCQKHYNRTNYKLHGIQSEHSDPLTDPPYKFIHMLKGMSIYPDTLTNSKRIIRVARQARSKTTDGAQDSKGRPVVLVDMDSAAESGLLGEKQMQMRLEESGHEVPRLERELPVRADYCCLDSSSASSSQTSSTTVSSTATPFTPADEPSRGDLSIAIDYNFPKKALVVTILEARGLPAVEGQTGSADPYVKMTILPEKKHRVKTRVLRKTLEPAFDETFTFYGVPYSSLSDLTLHFLVLSFDRFSRDDVIGEAMVPLAGVDPSTGRVHITQQITKRSMQCVSRGELLVSLSYQPVSHRLSVVVLKAKHLPKLDITGLSGNPYVKLNVFYGHKRIAKKKTHVKKCTLNPVFNESFIYDVPAELLPDISIEFLVMDFDRTTKNQALGRLVLGANSPCPSGAAHWQEVCQNPRRQISKWHTLNEY; from the exons ATGTCCCCAGTGCTGGCGGGGTTTATCGGTGCTGGTGTGTTGGTTGTTGCAGTCTTTGCGTTAATCTTTTTGTGGACTTGCTGTCAGAAACATTACAACAGGACGAACTACAAGCTCCATGGCATCCAATCGGAACACAGTGACCCTCTCACAGACCCACCGTACAAGTTTATTCACATGCTGAAAGGAATGAGCATCTACCCTGACACACTGACCAACAGCAAGAGGATCATTAGGGTGGCACGTCAGGCAAGGTCCAAGACCACTGATGGGGCTCAAGACAGCAAGGGCCGCCCAGTGGTGCTGGTAGATATGGATTCGGCAGCAGAAAGCGGCCTGCTGGGAGAGAAACAAATGCAGATGAGGCTCGAGGAAAGTGGCCACGAGGTTCCCAGGCTGGAGAGGGAGCTTCCCGTGCGAGCGGATTACTGCTGTCTGGACAGCAGCTCTGCAAGCAGCAGCCAGACCTCCAGTACTACAGTTTCCAGCACGGCTACACCCTTCACCCCTGCCGATGAGCCCAGCCGGGGGGACCTCAGCATTGCAATCGATTATAACTTCCCCAAGAAGGCCTTGGTGGTCACCATCCTAGAAGCTCGGGGGTTACCGGCAGTGGAAGGCCAGACGGGCAGCGCAGACCCGTATGTGAAGATGACCATTCTCCCAGAGAAGAAACATCGCGTTAAGACTCGTGTTCTGAGGAAGACTCTGGAGCCTGCGTTTGATGAGACCTTCACATTTTATGGTGTGCCATACAGCTCCCTGTCGGATCTCACTTTGCACTTCCTGGTGCTGAGCTTTGACCGGTTCTCACGAGATGATGTGATTGGGGAGGCGATGGTTCCGCTGGCAGGTGTGGACCCGAGTACAGGCCGGGTCCATATTACGCAACAGATCACAAAGAGAAGTATGCAG TGTGTAAGCCGTGGAGAGCTGCTGGTCTCTCTGTCTTATCAGCCTGTTTCTCACAGACTCAGCGTGGTGGTGTTAAAAGCAAAACACCTTCCAAAACTGGACATCACTGGGCTGTCTGGAA ATCCGTATGTGAAGTTAAACGTGTTCTATGGCCACAAGCGCATTGCCaaaaagaaaacgcatgtgaaGAAGTGCACGCTCAACCCTGTCTTTAACGAATCCTTCATCTATGACGTACCGGCTGAGTTGCTGCCAGACATCTCTATTGAGTTCCTGGTCATGGACTTTGACCGCACTACTAAAAACCAGGCCTTGGGACGGCTGGTGCTTGGTGCAAACAGCCCCTGCCCCTCGGGTGCCGCCCACTGGCAGGAGGTCTGCCAAAACCCACGGCGCCAAATCTCAAAGTGGCACACACTCAACGAATATTAG
- the plin6 gene encoding perilipin 6, with protein MSRTRNSEGNVLKRVAKLPFVSSALQQASSVYLGVKGRYPLLGFVGGVAELGVRSASTAALQQAAPLLQNLETEIEAVNSFALVGLEQLEKFFPILQQPTDEVVANLKDAFFSRLDGAQSRVNDELDRAVNRWDKLIELSWRLLAEAQESAPGRVITAGLDELITQSEAAVAYYLPLPPTLRREWERRVQSYEDEDDDDEEEEPRMWTRIRSLLLCLYLQLYHRLMKLRERVDNVLQMLGAAAETVGLMQLMQMVESLLQLLLSFYTTQVHRVEELRSLLVAQLTSGIKALKVLPPVQQTLALPTQVRTIMNDLLELGQILIQLLINTTPLYDLMKQVSDLDTANNPTPDELPESPSSRASANSLFLKAMDGRPRRRRSLYARSPRGSASGLPTSPAPSPTPTPIPANGSKGSLKLDSQLLGPPELDTLAVPTTDMIRRRSSATEVLLAPIMQLVSQSQRAFEFLSSGPSSEDQVIPVVETTEH; from the exons ATGTCGAGAACAAGAAACAGTGAG GGGAATGTGCTAAAGCGTGTGGCAAAACTGCCTTTCGTCAGCTCAGCGCTGCAGCAGGCCTCTTCCGTCTACCTGGGAGTGAAAGGTCGTTATCCACTGCTTGGGTTTGTGGGAGGTGTAGCAGAGCTGGGTGTCCGCAGTGCATCCACAGCAGCTCTGCAACAAGCAGCACCTCTGCTACAGAACCTAGAAACAGAAA TTGAGGCAGTGAACAGTTTTGCACTGGTGGGTTTGGAGCAACTTGAGAAGTTTTTCCCAATCCTCCAACAGCCCACAGATGag GTGGTTGCTAATCTGAAGGACGCTTTCTTCTCGAGGCTGGATGGTGCTCAGTCTCGAGTAAATGATGAGCTGGACAGAGCCGTGAACAGATGGGATAAACTGATAGAGCTCAGCTGGCGCCTCCTGGCGGAAGCTCAAGAATCAGCACCAGGGCGGGTGATCACCGCGGGCCTGGATGAACTCATCACTCAGTCAGAGGCGGCAGTGGCGTACTATCTACCTCTGCCACCCACGCTGC GTCGTGAGTGGGAGAGAAGAGTGCAGAGCTATGAAGATGAGgacgatgatgatgaagaagaagagCCTCGGATGTGGACGCGTATCCGTAGCCTGTTGTTGTGCCTGTACCTTCAGCTGTACCACAGACTGATGAAGCTGAGAGAAAGAGTGGACAACGTTTTGCAGATGTTGGGGGCAGCTGCCGAAACG GTGGGTCTAATGCAGTTGATGCAGATGGTGGAGTCCCTGCTGCAGCTGCTTCTGTCATTTTACACGACTCAGGTGCATCGTGTGGAGGAGCTGCGTTCTCTGCTTGTAGCTCAGCTCACATCAGGTATAAAGGCACTGAAGGTTTTGCCCCCTGTACAACAGACACTGGCTCTACCTACCCAGGTACGCACTATCATGAACGACCTACTGGAATTGGGACAGATTCTCATACAGCTGCTCATCAACACCACCCCACTCTATGACCTG ATGAAACAGGTGTCTGATCTCGACACAGCAAACAACCCAACTCCAGATGAACTTCCTGAGAGTCCCTCCAGCCGTGCCTCTGCAAACAGCCTCTTCCTCAAAGCCATGGACGGTCGTCCACGTCGCCGCAGAAGCCTTTATGCCCGTTCCCCTCGTGGGTCTGCTAGCGGGCTTCCAACCAGCCCAGCTCCCTCCCCGACTCCTACCCCAATCCCAGCAAATGGCAGTAAAGGCAGTTTGAAGCTAGATTCCCAGCTCTTGGGCCCTCCAGAACTTGATACACTGGCTGTGCCCACTACCGATATGATCCGCCGCCGTTCCTCGGCCACCGAGGTCCTGCTGGCTCCCATTATGCAGTTAGTATCACAGAGCCAACGAGCGTTTGAGTTTCTGAGCTCTGGCCCTTCATCTGAAGATCAGGTCATACCTGTGGTGGAAACCACAGAACATTAG
- the zgc:171704 gene encoding ras-related and estrogen-regulated growth inhibitor-like protein produces MVVLVKQSPQLGSKAMDGNQHKVDANVLLLGAENVGKSALTVRFLTRRFIGEYGDIESIYSHTDKTDGREISLNIWDSLYPQSCETTESISDKQLQWADGVILVYSICDRSSFEVVRQQVQLIRQTRKLSASAPIIIVGNKRDLLHQRAVSSEEGRLFALSADCGFFEISAAETYHGVLLVFHEILDLIKESRALKKGMVGIKGIVRSVSAVFGKKWE; encoded by the exons ATGGTTGTTCTGGTCAAACAGAGTCCTCAGTTGGGCAGCAAAGCGATGGATGGAAATCAGCACAAAGTAGATGCGAATGTTCTGCTACTTGGAGCAGAAAATGTTGGGAAGTCAG CCCTCACCGTGCGATTTCTCACCAGAAGGTTCATCGGAGAATATGGGGATATTG AATCAATATACAGTCATACTGACAAAACAGATGGGCGAGAGATATCCTTAAATATTTGGGACTCTCTGTATCCACAG AGCTGTGAAACAACTGAATCCATCAGTGACAAGCAGCTTCAGTGGGCAGACGGCGTGATCCTGGTCTACAGCATCTGTGACCGCTCCAGCTTTGAGGTGGTCCGGCAACAGGTGCAGCTCATCCGCCAGACTAGGAAGCTGTCCGCATCGGCACCGATCATCATTGTAGGGAACAAGCGAGACCTGCTGCATCAGAGAGCCGTGTCGAGCGAGGAGGGCAGACTGTTCGCCCTCTCCGCAGACTGCGGCTTCTTCGAGATCTCGGCAGCTGAAACCTACCACGGCGTGCTTCTGGTCTTTCATGAAATACTGGATCTCATCAAGGAATCCAGAGCACTAAAAAAGGGGATGGTCGGAATCAAGGGCATAGTCAGAAGCGTGTCCGCAGTGTTTGGAAAGAAATGGGAGTAA
- the trim33l gene encoding transcription intermediary factor 1-alpha isoform X1, protein MFTPDQTGRQASPHLDLEKTVCGSCAICKLHLNSSADPRLLPCLHTVCNTCLTKICTDGATQDCPLCAQTFCLSEVTECAIFEDDSNNNKAPKCAGCEESEVSGWCVQCEEALCLDCMSAHRRVKVTRDHEVTPKKPPTGWIQRRRCPSHTQESLRFFCLVCEELTCKDCQLITHRGHSFVQQEEAVGSQRQQLQSLLDSIRHQKEMISSSLLLLEARLQDIENLKVAAKKMLRQVVFSLYQALVLKATQILKEIEALYAEEGRCLLERKTSLNRLEGFQDYIVAFIDKILNTEGHCLLVHTKRIETQVKKLLSQETRTPETMIKLHVQIQNDLCQQMVKFGFLKIRKTPVPFTSLRTGSAQSKSVSVESSSSVVTPTDVHPVPASSSVDTQVQGKCVANGTALRSCASSQTVQMNQALKSLPHPSQPSKPSQPNQATQPSFQLNQSKLPSSELQNSFSSSFSSNPGQSKHAYTPSSQRVLYFPNSAHKTQINPHPSVNFQPRLPHTASQIDDISKHRTASTLRYYPPITHPMPVNNQTPKLTHPIPANNQTPVLTHPIPANYQTIVQTHPIPANNQIPLLTYPIPANNHTTVLTHPIPANNQTTVLTHPIPAYNQTSVLTHSIPANNQTLVLTHPMQANNQTPVLTQPVSNMPTDTQTVLLTYPVQTSFLGPAHTFAAQQNIPITVLSNINALSSNDTAISNVHSAGPSNGGMNHCSHDPCAQNTTSSTFKAIQSTASGSSLPVNPMHSAPISGNKRNAYNSANLPVKALADSVCDQDAGVSSTNFTDTDNSESNLPSSTVSETDPKESSPDPAHSSGLCNLQQDPLSTTTEKCSRQAQASQSFTKSDSRPRHWSVGLPTTFRQLVETTPVSSTDNRNATPPANSTPCGTSDDLAGEREIHDKTVQSVFYHRKEEEEEKESAVSVEQFKKQFKRFPRVSLVRLPISLPPCGQPLPEFHLTADISRDHIMVQESQGGQIKQVWRWHEDPVPSRASSCSILQSSDSSPASDVQFCAVCQSAGAALLCVKCGCAFHSDCHIPPILTKPCEDWVCLLCQDVNETVVYGSEEMRTSSLSLQDQRKCEKLLLGLLCDENRCLLYNATKNHSKTAEFDIILGRLLGTRKPPYRTAAELVSDVWTLFDILMMNSERKNLVVKLQESFQQQLNESFGKSLHASLLKHSSSEAPRSTSETETQREKHRNTLKRMREFFMENCGTAAKKSCTYKGKEKDCCENTTAGEH, encoded by the exons ATGTTTACCCCTGACCAAACAGGGCGTCAAGCGTCGCCCCATTTGGATTTAGAAAAAACGGTTTGCGGATCCTGCGCTATTTGCAAACTGCACCTAAACTCTTCTGCAGACCCCAGACTTCTGCCCTGCCTGCATACAGTTTGTAATACTTGCCTTACGAAGATCTGCACAGATGGAGCCACACAAG ATTGTCCATTATGTGCTCAGACCTTTTGTTTGTCTGAGGTCACAGAATGTGCCATTTTTGAAGACGACTCTAATAATAACAAGGCCCCCAAG TGTGCTGGGTGTGAAGAGAGTGAGGTTAGTGGATGGTGTGTCCAGTGTGAGGAGGCCCTGTGTTTGGACTGTATGTCTGCCCATCGTAGGGTAAAAGTGACCCGTGACCATGAAGTCACACCAAAAAAACCACCCACAG GTTGGATACAGAGAAGACGCTGTCCTTCACACACTCAGGAGAGCTTGAGGTTCTTCTGTCTTGTTTGTGAAGAGCTCACCTGTAAAGACTGTCAGCTGATCACTCATAGAGGCCACAG TTTTGTGCAACAGGAGGAAGCTGTGGGATCTCAGAGACAGCAACTACAGAGTTTGTTGGACTCCATCAGACATCAGAAAGAGATGATCAGCAGTAGCCTGCTGCTCCTAGAGGCAAG GTTACAGGACATTGAGAATCTAAAAGTGGCTGCAAAAAAGATGTTGAGACAGGTGGTCTTCTCCCTTTATCAGGCTCTGGTACTGAAAGCTACGCAGATCTTAAAGGAGATAGAG GCCCTGTATGCAGAGGAGGGGAGATGTTTGTTGGAGCGGAAGACATCTCTGAACAGGCTGGAAGGCTTTCAAGACTACATAGTAGCTTTTATTGACAAGATCCTAAACACTGAGGGCCATTGCCTCCTGGTCCACACAAAAAGA ATTGAGACCCAGGTGAAAAAGCTGCTTTCCCAGGAGACACGCACTCCTGAGACCATGATTAAACTGCATGTTCAGATTCAGAACGATCTCTGTCAGCAAATGGTCAAATTTG GATTTTTAAAGATTAGAAAGACTCCTGTTCCTTTTACTTCTCTGAGAACTGGTTCCGCTCAGTCAAAGTCTGTGTCTGTGGAAAGCTCAAGTTCTGTAGTAACTCCCACGGATGTTCATCCTGTACCGGCCTCATCAAGTGTTGATACACAGGTTCAGGGTAAATGTGTTGCTAACGGCACTGCACTGCGTTCATGTGCTTCCTCTCAGACTGTACAAATGAACCAGGCCCTTAAGAGTTTGCCTCATCCATCTCAGCCCAGCAAGCCATCTCAGCCTAACCAGGCCACACAACCCTCATTCCAACTAAATCAATCTAAACTTCCCTCTTCAGAACTTCAGAATTCATTTTCTTCCTCATTTTCTTCCAATCCTGGGCAATCCAAGCATGCTTACACTCCCTCATCACAACGTGTCCTATATTTTCCTAACTCTGCTCACAAAACTCAAATAAATCCTCATCCATCTGTTAATTTTCAGCCTCGTCTTCCACACACAGCGTCTCAAATAGACGATATCTCCAAGCATAGGACGGCCTCGACCTTACGCTATTACCCTCCCATCACCCACCCAATGCCAGTTAACAACCAAACACCTAAACTAACTCATCCAATACCTGCCAACAACCAAACACCTGTACTAACTCATCCAATACCAGCCAACTACCAAACAATAGTACAAACTCATCCAATACCAGCCAACAACCAGATACCCCTACTGACTTATCCAATACCAGCCAACAACCACACAACAGTACTAACTCATCCAATACCAGCCAATAACCAAACAACAGTACTAACTCATCCAATACCAGCCTACAACCAAACATCTGTACTAACTCATTCAATACCAGCCAACAACCAAACACTTGTACTAACTCATCCAATGCAAGCCAACAACCAAACACCCGTACTAACCCAGCCAGTTTCAAACATGCCAACTGACACCCAAACAGTTTTACTAACCTATCCAGTACAAACCAGTTTCCTGGGGCCTGCACATACTTTTGCTGCACAACAAAATATTCCCATAACTGTTCTTTCTAACATAAATGCTCTTTCTTCAAATGATACTGCAATCTCTAATGTACACTCTGCTGGACCCTCCAATGGTGGGATGAATCATTGTTCCCATGACCCTTGTGCACAGAATACCACCAGTTCAACCTTTAAAGCAATCCAAAGCACAGCTAGTGGTTCTTCACTTCCTGTAAACCCAATGCATTCTGCTCCCATTAGTGGCAACAAAAGAAACGCCTACAATAGTGCTAACCTTCCAGTCAAGGCCTTGGCTGACTCCGTCTGTGATCAGGACGCAGGTGTGAGCAGCACAAATTTCACTGATACGGATAATTCGGAGAGCAACTTGCCCTCTTCCACTGTGTCAGAGACAGATCCCAAAGAATCTTCGCCAGATCCTGCCCACTCCTCTGGCCTATGCAACCTTCAGCAAGACCCTCTCTCCACCACCACAGAGAAATGTTCAAGACAAGCTCAAGCCAGTCAGTCATTCACCAAGAGTGACTCTAGACCAAGACACTGGAGCGTTGGCTTGCCAACAACTTTTCGTCAGCTTGTAGAGACAACACCTGTCAGCTCCACAGACAATAGGAACGCCACACCTCCAGCGAATTCAACTCCATGTGGCACATCAGATGACCTTGCAGGGGAG AGGGAGATACATGATAAGACTGTCCAAAGTGTTTTTTACCACAGAaaggaagaagaggaagaaaaagaaTCTgcag TGTCTGTGGAACAATTCAAGAAACAATTCAAGAG GTTTCCACGTGTATCTCTGGTGCGCCTGCCCATTTCTTTGCCTCCATGTGGGCAGCCACTCCCAGAGTTCCACCTTACTGCAGATATCTCTAGAGACCACATCATGGTGCAGGAATCCCAGGGAGGACAG ATTAAACAGGTGTGGAGATGGCACGAAGATCCAGTGCCATCTAGAGCCTCTTCCTGCTCTATACTGCAAAGCAGCGACAGCTCCCCGGCATCTGACGTACAATTCTGTGCAGTGTGTCAGTCTGCAGGAGCTGCCCTTCTGTGTGTGAAATGTGGATGTGCTTTTCACTCTGATTGTCACATACCACCAATCCTCACAAAACCTTG TGAGGATTGGGTGTGTTTGCTGTGTCAGGATGTAAATGAGACAGTCGTGTATGGCAGTGAGGAGATGAGGACGTCCAGTCTGAGTCTACAAGATCAAAGA AAGTGTGAGAAGCTTCTCCTTGGTCTCCTGTGTGATGAGAACAGGTGCCTGCTCTACAACGCCACCAAG AATCACTCAAAAACAGCTGAATTTGATATAATACTTGGCCGACTCCTGGGGACAAGGAAGCCGCCTTATCGGACTGCTGCTGAACTGGTGTCAGATGTTTGGACTCTTTTTGACATCTTGATGATGAACTCTGAG AGGAAAAACTTGGTTGTCAAACTTCAAGAATCTTTCCAGCAACAGCTGAATGAATCTTTTGGGAAGAGTCTTCACGCGTCTCTCCTGAAACACTCCAGCAGTGAGGCTCCAAGAAGTACTTCAGAGACAGAGACTCAAAGAGAGAAGCACAGAAACACTTTGAAACGCATGAGAGAGTTTTTTATGGAAAACTGTGGTACAGCAGCAAAGAAATCCTGCACTTACAAAGGGAAGGAGAAAGATTGCTGTGAGAACACTACAGCTGGTGAACACTGA
- the trim33l gene encoding transcription intermediary factor 1-beta isoform X2 gives MFTPDQTGRQASPHLDLEKTVCGSCAICKLHLNSSADPRLLPCLHTVCNTCLTKICTDGATQDCPLCAQTFCLSEVTECAIFEDDSNNNKAPKCAGCEESEVSGWCVQCEEALCLDCMSAHRRVKVTRDHEVTPKKPPTGWIQRRRCPSHTQESLRFFCLVCEELTCKDCQLITHRGHSFVQQEEAVGSQRQQLQSLLDSIRHQKEMISSSLLLLEARLFTLQRFQVLRQNAGSVLACSCVSITRMPRGAHVNRVVITESAYGRKHGSAALRLVRMRLTG, from the exons ATGTTTACCCCTGACCAAACAGGGCGTCAAGCGTCGCCCCATTTGGATTTAGAAAAAACGGTTTGCGGATCCTGCGCTATTTGCAAACTGCACCTAAACTCTTCTGCAGACCCCAGACTTCTGCCCTGCCTGCATACAGTTTGTAATACTTGCCTTACGAAGATCTGCACAGATGGAGCCACACAAG ATTGTCCATTATGTGCTCAGACCTTTTGTTTGTCTGAGGTCACAGAATGTGCCATTTTTGAAGACGACTCTAATAATAACAAGGCCCCCAAG TGTGCTGGGTGTGAAGAGAGTGAGGTTAGTGGATGGTGTGTCCAGTGTGAGGAGGCCCTGTGTTTGGACTGTATGTCTGCCCATCGTAGGGTAAAAGTGACCCGTGACCATGAAGTCACACCAAAAAAACCACCCACAG GTTGGATACAGAGAAGACGCTGTCCTTCACACACTCAGGAGAGCTTGAGGTTCTTCTGTCTTGTTTGTGAAGAGCTCACCTGTAAAGACTGTCAGCTGATCACTCATAGAGGCCACAG TTTTGTGCAACAGGAGGAAGCTGTGGGATCTCAGAGACAGCAACTACAGAGTTTGTTGGACTCCATCAGACATCAGAAAGAGATGATCAGCAGTAGCCTGCTGCTCCTAGAGGCAAG GCTATTTacgttgcagcgcttccaggttctacgtcagaatgctggCTCAGTGTTGGCctgctcctgcgtcagcatcacacgcatgcctCGTGGTGCTCATGTGAACCGCGTCGTCATTACTGAGTCGGCGtacggacgtaaacacggaagcgctgcactgcgtcTAGTGCGTatgagactgacagggtag